The proteins below come from a single Leptotrichia sp. oral taxon 223 genomic window:
- a CDS encoding NAD(+)/NADH kinase, which translates to MENFEKTGNNDNLDKKNEIKKVRIIKSGYGNEELLKDFYDYLQKKGIQEVFGVEKADLIISLGGDGTMLISAKEAITSNIPVLAINMGSLGYLAEVKPQDAVKMLQNYENGNYKLEERAFLEVKYEDNIFYALNELVITKGGHEAHLIQVEVYSNDVFVNKYRADGIIVATPTGSTAYSLSAGGSIVYPGLNALSITPLAPQSLTARPIIVDGCEVLSFKATSRDDSVHLNIDGNQWFQIQPNDLVSARLSKKKIKIVKPTNSDYYSILRQKLKWGDSVL; encoded by the coding sequence ATGGAAAATTTTGAAAAAACGGGAAATAATGATAATCTGGATAAAAAAAATGAAATAAAAAAAGTAAGAATTATAAAAAGTGGATATGGAAATGAAGAGCTGTTAAAGGATTTTTATGATTATTTACAAAAGAAAGGGATTCAGGAAGTTTTTGGCGTGGAAAAGGCAGACTTGATAATTTCACTTGGCGGAGATGGAACAATGCTGATTTCCGCAAAAGAGGCAATTACAAGCAATATTCCAGTTCTTGCGATAAATATGGGTTCTCTTGGCTATCTTGCGGAAGTAAAGCCGCAGGATGCTGTTAAAATGCTGCAGAATTATGAAAATGGAAATTATAAGCTGGAAGAAAGGGCTTTTCTTGAAGTAAAGTACGAGGACAATATTTTTTATGCGTTAAATGAGCTTGTAATAACAAAAGGCGGACATGAGGCACATCTGATACAAGTTGAAGTGTACTCAAATGATGTTTTTGTGAATAAATACAGGGCTGATGGAATAATTGTGGCAACTCCCACAGGTTCGACAGCCTATTCGCTCTCGGCAGGAGGTTCAATTGTCTATCCTGGACTAAATGCTCTTTCAATAACGCCGCTGGCTCCACAAAGCTTGACAGCCCGTCCAATTATCGTAGACGGATGCGAAGTTCTTAGTTTTAAAGCAACTTCAAGAGATGATTCGGTTCATTTGAATATTGATGGGAATCAGTGGTTTCAGATACAGCCCAATGATTTAGTGTCTGCAAGATTATCAAAGAAAAAAATTAAAATAGTAAAACCAACAAATAGCGATTATTACAGTATTTTAAGACAAAAACTAAAATGGGGAGATTCTGTATTGTAA